TGACGGCGATCGTTCAAGAGGCGCGCCATCGGCCCTCGGCCGAGATCGTGTCGCGGGTGTTCGACGCGATCGACCAGTTCGCCGGTGCGGCGCCTCAGTTCGACGACATCACGCTCATGGTGTTGCGCCGCCTCTGAGACCACGTCGGATGCAGCGTCCGGCTTTAGCCGGACCTGGCTCCAAGCAACGTCGCCAGCATCTCGTCCTGTGCCGGCAGCACGGTCCGCAAGTCGAGCACGACGCGATCGTTTTCAATCCTTGCAATGACCGGTGGCTCGAGCGTGCGCAGCCAGGCCTCGGTCGCGGCCGCGGATTCGCCGGCGCGGCCGATCGACAACAGCACGGTCGGCAGTTCCAGCCCCGGCGCGCTGCCGCCGCCGACCGCTGACGCGCCGCAGATCGTCGCGACCTGCCAGCCCGTCGTGGCCAGCCGTTCGGCCAGTGCCTGCGCGCGCGATTCGATGGATTCGGCCGAGGCGTGCAGCATCTGCTGCACCGGGATGGCGCTGGCCGCCCGACCGGCGACGTACTCCGCGAGCGTCGCCTCGAGGAGCGCGAACGTGATCTTGTCGGCGCGCAGCGCCCGCATCAACGGATGCGTCCGCAGGCGATCGACCAGCGCGCGCGAGCCGGCGATGATCCCGCACTGGGGTCCGCCGAGCAGCTTGTCGCCACTAAAACACACCAGGTCCACGCCGGCGGCAATCGATGCCTGCACCGACGGCTCGCCGGCGAGATCCTCGACCAGGCAGCCGCTACCGATGTCTTCGACCACCGGCACGCCCATGGCACGGCCGGCCTGCACGAGGTCGGCCAGCGCCGGACGCTCGGTGAAGCCTTCGATCCGGAAGTTCGACGGATGCACGCGCAGGAACATGGCGGTGGCCGGCGTCACTGTCGCTGTGTAGTCGTTGACCCGCGTGCGGTTG
This genomic interval from Acidobacteriota bacterium contains the following:
- the selA gene encoding L-seryl-tRNA(Sec) selenium transferase; translated protein: MADFRLIPAIEALRQREGVRALEVTFGAEATVQALRAGAGRLRNVIAAGNEPADSAAAGALIEHDARESLAASARGSLRPVINATGVVIHTNLGRAPLAPAALQRAAAIAAGYSNLEYDLAAGTRGSRTVHAESLLTTLTGAEAAIVVNNNAAATLLILSGLANGREVVISRGELVEIGGGFRVPDVMRQSGATLREVGTTNRTRVNDYTATVTPATAMFLRVHPSNFRIEGFTERPALADLVQAGRAMGVPVVEDIGSGCLVEDLAGEPSVQASIAAGVDLVCFSGDKLLGGPQCGIIAGSRALVDRLRTHPLMRALRADKITFALLEATLAEYVAGRAASAIPVQQMLHASAESIESRAQALAERLATTGWQVATICGASAVGGGSAPGLELPTVLLSIGRAGESAAATEAWLRTLEPPVIARIENDRVVLDLRTVLPAQDEMLATLLGARSG